In Thermoanaerobaculia bacterium, the DNA window CGATCGAAGCCCGCGGCGCCCTGATGTCGATGGTGCTCCAGCGCGGCATGGTCGCGGGGCCGCTCTCGATCGACACGGGGGACGACTCGTACCTCGCGCTCTCCTGGCCGCTTCGGCTCTCGTCGGGCGTCATCGTCGGCTCGGTCGTCACGCTGCGGTCGTTGAAGACCGAGCTCGCCGCTTTCCGCGAGATCGAGAAGACCCTGCTCGTGGTCGGTCTCGCCGCGCTCCTCCTCGCCTTCGTGATCTCGTATCTCCTCGCGCGGAAGATGACGGGTCCGATCGGACGGATGGTGGCCGCGACGGAGGCGGTCCGCGACGGGAGCTACGACGTGCCGCTGCCGGTCGAGCAGAACGACGAGATCGGAATCCTCGCCCGTTCGTTCCGGATGATGCTCGAGGAGCTCAAGGAGAAGGCGGAGCTCGAGAAGCAGATCGCGCAGCTGACGATGGGCGGCAACGTCCCGGTGGCGCCGCCGCAGAAGACGCTCGCGATCGGAGCGACCCCCTCGGCGTCGGGCGGGTCCCGCCCCGCGCCGCGCGTCGGCACGCGCTTTGCCGGCCGCTACGACATCGAGTCGGAGCTCGGCGTCGGCGGGATGGGGATCGTCTACAAGGCCTACGACCGGACGCTCGACGACGCGGTCGCGATCAAGGTCCTCCGGGACGAGGCGCTCGCGCAGGACGCGACCCTCGTCGACCGGTTCAAGCAGGAGATCCGCCTGGCCCGCAAGATCACGCACAAGAACGTCCTCCGGACCCACGACTTCGGCGAGACGGAGGGCATGCGTTATCTCTCGATGGAATACGTCCGCGGGATCACGCTGAAGCACCTCCTCTCGCAGAACCGGCTGCTCCCCACCGCGGCGGGGCTTCGCATCGCGCGCCAGATCTGCGGCGGCCTCGCCGCCGCGCACGCGGCGGGAGTGATCCACCGGGACATCAAGCCGCAGAACATCCTGATCGAGCCCAACGGCGGCGTGAAGATCATGGACTTCGGGATCGCCCGGCTCTCGGAGGAGAAAGGCTTCACCGCGACCGGGATGGTGGTCGGCACGCCCGACTACATCTCCCCGGAGCAGGCCAG includes these proteins:
- a CDS encoding protein kinase, whose amino-acid sequence is MPPATPPITNRIPSAAGPGPERPRFSLTLKIFLAVAFLVFVALAAAVEISSYRVRSIAEQTSRKALTRARDAYDNFQEDRYEKLHRALRPVVDNSGFKALLDEGDAATIFNSLKEDQASATGADFLIVTDPRGVSIVRSDRREWRHDLSDSALVRKALDGAETQGIWYSEGKLYHAVAAPVVVGEGSGTRTLGTLIAAFAIDDKVAENFHDVAATDAVFFANLDKPSDPPRPQVVASTLGGATRPFARAIEARGALMSMVLQRGMVAGPLSIDTGDDSYLALSWPLRLSSGVIVGSVVTLRSLKTELAAFREIEKTLLVVGLAALLLAFVISYLLARKMTGPIGRMVAATEAVRDGSYDVPLPVEQNDEIGILARSFRMMLEELKEKAELEKQIAQLTMGGNVPVAPPQKTLAIGATPSASGGSRPAPRVGTRFAGRYDIESELGVGGMGIVYKAYDRTLDDAVAIKVLRDEALAQDATLVDRFKQEIRLARKITHKNVLRTHDFGETEGMRYLSMEYVRGITLKHLLSQNRLLPTAAGLRIARQICGGLAAAHAAGVIHRDIKPQNILIEPNGGVKIMDFGIARLSEEKGFTATGMVVGTPDYISPEQA